From the Sulfuriferula sp. AH1 genome, one window contains:
- the merR gene encoding Hg(II)-responsive transcriptional regulator encodes MEKNLENLTIGVFAKAAGVNVETIRFYQRKGLLPEPDKPYGSIRRYGAADVTRVRFVKSAQRLGFSLDEIAELLRLDDGTHCEEASSLAEHKLQDVREKMADLARMEAVLSNLVCACHARKGNVSCPLIASLQGETSLARSETP; translated from the coding sequence ATGGAAAAGAATTTGGAAAACCTGACCATTGGCGTTTTTGCCAAGGCGGCCGGGGTCAATGTAGAGACCATCCGGTTCTACCAGCGCAAGGGCTTGTTGCCGGAACCGGACAAGCCTTACGGCAGCATTCGCCGCTATGGCGCGGCGGATGTAACGCGGGTGCGCTTTGTAAAGTCGGCCCAGCGGCTGGGCTTCAGCCTGGATGAGATTGCCGAGCTGTTGCGGCTCGACGATGGCACCCACTGCGAGGAAGCCAGCAGCTTGGCTGAGCACAAGCTCCAAGACGTGCGCGAAAAGATGGCCGACCTGGCGCGCATGGAGGCCGTCCTGTCTAATCTTGTGTGCGCCTGCCATGCCCGAAAGGGGAATGTTTCGTGCCCGCTGATTGCGTCGCTACAGGGCGAAACAAGCTTGGCAAGGTCGGAGACGCCTTAG
- the merT gene encoding mercuric ion transporter MerT: MSEPQNGRGALFAGGLAAILASTCCLGPLVLVALGFSGAWIGNLTVLEPYRPIFIGAALVALFFAWRRIYRPTQACKPGEVCAIPQMRATYKLIFWVVAVLVLVALGFPYVMPFFY, translated from the coding sequence ATGTCTGAACCACAAAACGGGCGCGGCGCGCTCTTCGCTGGCGGGCTAGCTGCCATCCTCGCCTCGACCTGCTGCCTCGGGCCGCTGGTTCTGGTTGCCTTGGGCTTCAGCGGGGCATGGATCGGCAACCTGACCGTGCTGGAGCCGTATCGCCCGATTTTCATCGGCGCAGCGCTGGTGGCGTTGTTCTTCGCCTGGCGGCGCATCTACCGCCCTACGCAAGCCTGCAAACCGGGTGAGGTCTGCGCGATTCCCCAAATGCGAGCGACTTACAAGCTCATTTTCTGGGTCGTGGCCGTGCTGGTCCTGGTCGCACTCGGATTTCCCTACGTCATGCCATTTTTCTACTGA
- the merP gene encoding mercury resistance system periplasmic binding protein MerP — protein MKTQVSAQAKKLFASLALAAIVAPVWAATQTVTLSVPGMTCSACPITVKKAISKVEGVSKVDVTFETREAVVTFDDAKTSVQKLTKATTDAGYPSSVKQ, from the coding sequence ATGAAAACGCAAGTTTCGGCGCAAGCCAAAAAACTGTTTGCCTCCCTCGCCCTCGCCGCCATTGTTGCCCCCGTGTGGGCCGCCACTCAGACCGTCACGCTGTCCGTACCGGGCATGACCTGCTCCGCCTGCCCGATCACCGTCAAGAAGGCGATTTCCAAGGTCGAAGGCGTCAGCAAGGTTGACGTGACCTTCGAGACCCGCGAAGCGGTTGTCACTTTCGATGATGCCAAGACCAGCGTCCAGAAGCTCACCAAAGCAACCACCGATGCGGGCTATCCCTCCAGCGTCAAGCAGTGA